One Brassica napus cultivar Da-Ae chromosome A5, Da-Ae, whole genome shotgun sequence DNA window includes the following coding sequences:
- the LOC106450646 gene encoding protein SEMI-ROLLED LEAF 2 isoform X2: MGAFSRKVVPVCGRLCILCPALRPRSRQAVMRYKKLIADIFPRHQEEAPNDRKIGKLCEYAAKNAVRMPEISDLLEQRCYKELRNENFHSAKIVMCIYRRLLVTCKEQIPLFSSGFLRTVQALLDQTRQVEMQIVGCQSLFEFVNNQTDGSSLFSLEGVLSKLCQLALEVGDDDRSRSLRAAGLQALSAMIWLMGEYSYIPSDFDNVVSGVLENYGHPKKLANAIDNARKWVDEVLKNEGHLAHADSLINVPSWRAVVNDKGELNVKMEDSLDPSFWSKVCLHNMAKLGEDATTMRRILESLFRYFDEGHLWSTENSIALPVLRDLQFLMELSGQRTHFILSMLIKHLDHKSVLKQPRMQLSILELTTSLAENAKVEHSVAIVSAISDIMRHLRKCMHSSLDESNLPTDVANCNRLASVAVDKCLVQLTKKVGDAGPILDAMAMLLENISAVTDVARTTMAAVFRTAQIIASIPNLSYQNKAFPEALFHQLLVHPDHKTRIGAHRIFSVVLVPTSVCPRPSSTTTELKKGMGLPRSLSRNASVFSSSAALFEKLRKDKVSSVLTSDKSQNEILDRIKSSYGQAYSSWNQSVDSVADNSELDAVCIRLSSHQIGLLLSSLWAQSISPANTPENYEAIANTYSLVLLFSGFKNSSHDALIRSFQMALSLRDISLMEGGPLPPSRRRSLFTLATSMVLFSSKAFNLFSLADFAKVALRGPTLDPFLHLVEDHKLKAVNPDQLHIVAYGTEEDDASALDTLSKIAVSTEHSRGTLVYEIVKSLENMCSSEMEKMQEQLLTEFMPDDACPLGTRFLEDTQTSFQADLGDVKHQNLAALFSHEDQEFGNVTETVADNNPLTVAEVPDLLTVNQILESIVETTRQMGLISFHTAADASYKEMTLHCEDLLTGKQQKISSLFNSQLRHKSSVNGSPGQHDEEIKIATFLPMINSAFHTETQCYSELQAYKLPASTPYDNFLKAAGC; encoded by the exons ATGGGCGCGTTCTCGAGGAAAGTTGTGCCTGTTTGTGGTAGGCTTTGCATTCTTTGCCCTGCCTTGCGTCCTAGGTCTAGACAGGCTGTGATGAGATACAAGAAGCTCATTGCTGATATCTTCCCGCGTCATCAG GAGGAAGCTCCCAATGACCGGAAGATAGGAAAGCTATGTGAGTATGCTGCAAAGAACGCTGTTCGTATGCCAGAG ATATCAGATTTGCTCGAACAAAGATGTTACAAGGAATTGAGGAATGAGAATTTTCATTCGGCCAAGATAGTCATGTGCATATACAGAAGGCTTCTGGTCACTTGTAAGGAGCAAAT ACCACTTTTTTCTAGTGGTTTTCTTAGGACGGTGCAAGCTCTTTTGGATCAGACTCGACAAGTTGAAATGCAAATAGTTGGATGTCAGTCTCTTTTTGAATTTGTAAATAATCAG ACAGACGGAAGTTCCCTGTTTAGCTTAGAAGGCGTTCTCTCAAAACTGTGTCAACTAGCTCTGGAAGTTGGGGATGATGACAGGTCCCGGAGCCTGCGTGCAGCAGGACTTCAAGCCCTTTCAGCAATG ATTTGGCTGATGGGTGAATACTCTTATATTCCCAGCGACTTTGACAAT GTTGTCTCAGGAGTCTTGGAAAATTATGGCCACCCCAAAAAATTAGCCAATGCTATTGATAATGCTAGAAAATGGGTGGATGAGGTCTTGAAAAATGAAGGTCACCTAGCTCATGCAGATTCCCTCATAAATGTTCCTTCTTGGAGAGCGGTTGTGAATGACAAGGGTGAACTGAATGTGAAAAT ggAAGATTCCTTGGACCCTAGCTTTTGGTCCAAGGTTTGCCTACACAACATGGCCAAGCTAGGTGAAGATGCCACAACCATGAGACGTATACTCGAGTCTTTGTTCCGTTACTTTGACGAGGGACATCTCTGGTCAACGGAAAATTCTATTGCATTGCCAGTTCTAAGGGATTTGCAATTTTTAATGGAATTATCTG GGCAAAGAACACACTTCATACTGTCCATGTTAATTAAACACCTTGATCATAAAAGTGTGCTTAAACAGCCAAGAATGCAGCTCAGCATTTTAGAGCTTACCACCTCCCTTGCTGAAAATGCAAAAGTTGAACACTCAGTAGCAATAGTCAGCGCAATTAGTGATATCATGAGGCATTTGAGAAAATGCATGCACTCTTCTCTTGATGAATCAAATCTGCCAACTGACGTAGCAAACTGTAATAGATTGGCCAGTGTAGCTGTCGATAAGTGCCTCGTTCAACTGACCAAAAAG GTTGGAGATGCTGGACCAATTTTAGATGCAATGGCTATGCTGTTGGAGAATATCTCAGCTGTCACAGATGTAGCAAGGACCACAATGGCTGCTGTTTTTCGCACTGCTCAAATTATAGCCTCTATTCCAAATCTGTCATATCAAAATAAG GCTTTTCCCGAGGCCTTATTCCATCAATTACTGGTCCATCCAGATCATAAGACACGGATTGGCGCCCACCGTATATTTTCTGTTGTGCTGGTACCAACCTCAGTCTGCCCCCGTCCCTCCTCAACCACTACTGAACTTAAGAAGGGAATGGGTCTTCCTCGTTCCCTTTCAAGAAATGCGTCTGTCTTTTCCTCCTCAGCAGCCCTTTTCGAGAAGCTGAGGAAGGATAAAGTTTCGTCAGTTCTAACTTCCGATAAGAGCCAAAACGAAATCCTTGACCGAATAAAATCTTCATACGGTCAGGCGTATAGCAGTTGGAATCAATCTGTGGACTCGGTAGCAGATAACTCTGAGCTG GACGCTGTTTGTATAAGGCTAAGTAGTCACCAGATAGGTCTTTTACTTTCATCACTCTGGGCGCAGTCCATATCTCCTGCAAATACGCCAGAAAATTATGAGGCGATTGCTAACACCTACAGTCTTGTATTGTTGTTCTCTGGTTTCAAG AATTCAAGTCACGACGCTTTGATTCGAAGTTTCCAAATGGCACTTTCTTTGCGAGATATATCTTTAATGGAAGGAG GGCCACTCCCTCCGTCCCGACGAAGGTCACTCTTCACTCTGGCTACATCAATGGTTCTTTTCTCCTCAAAAGCATTTAATCTTTTCTCTTTGGCGGATTTTGCAAAAGTAGCACTTCGCGGACCAACG CTTGATCCATTCTTGCATTTGGTTGAAGATCACAAGTTGAAGGCTGTAAATCCAGATCAGTTGCATATCGTTGCGTATGGAACCGAAGAAGATGATGCTTCAGCTCTGGATACTCTTTCAAAGATAGCAGTCTCCACTGAGCATAGCAGAGGAACCCTCGTCTATGAAATTGTCAAAAGCTTGGAAAATATGTGCAGT TCTGAAATGGAGAAAATGCAAGAGCAGTTGCTCACTGAGTTCATGCCGGATGATGCATGTCCTCTTGGAACCCGCTTTTTAGAAGACACTCAGACATCCTTTCAGGCTGACCTTGGAGATGTTAAACACCAAAAC CTTGCGGCACTCTTCTCTCACGAGGATCAAGAATTTGGAAATGTCACTGAAACAGTTGCAGATAATAATCCATTAACAGTTGCTGAAGTGCCAGACCTCCTGACTGTGAATCAAATTCTAGAATCT ATCGTAGAGACAACACGTCAAATGGGTCTAATATCCTTCCATACTGCAGCCGATGCTTCATACAAAGAAATGACGCTTCATTGTGAGGATCTATTAACGGGGAAACAGCAGAAGATTTCGAGCCTTTTCAATTCTCAGCTACGACATAAAAGTTCTGTTAACGGCTCTCCAGGACAGCATGATGAGGAGATTAAGATCGCAACTTTTCTTCCTATGATCAATTCAGCATTTCACACCGAG ACACAGTGCTACTCAGAACTCCAAGCATACAAACTACCAGCCTCAACCCCGTACGACAACTTCCTTAAAGCTGCTGGTTGTTGA
- the LOC106450646 gene encoding protein SEMI-ROLLED LEAF 2 isoform X4, whose amino-acid sequence MQIVGCQSLFEFVNNQTDGSSLFSLEGVLSKLCQLALEVGDDDRSRSLRAAGLQALSAMIWLMGEYSYIPSDFDNVVSGVLENYGHPKKLANAIDNARKWVDEVLKNEGHLAHADSLINVPSWRAVVNDKGELNVKMEDSLDPSFWSKVCLHNMAKLGEDATTMRRILESLFRYFDEGHLWSTENSIALPVLRDLQFLMELSGQRTHFILSMLIKHLDHKSVLKQPRMQLSILELTTSLAENAKVEHSVAIVSAISDIMRHLRKCMHSSLDESNLPTDVANCNRLASVAVDKCLVQLTKKVGDAGPILDAMAMLLENISAVTDVARTTMAAVFRTAQIIASIPNLSYQNKAFPEALFHQLLVHPDHKTRIGAHRIFSVVLVPTSVCPRPSSTTTELKKGMGLPRSLSRNASVFSSSAALFEKLRKDKVSSVLTSDKSQNEILDRIKSSYGQAYSSWNQSVDSVADNSELDAVCIRLSSHQIGLLLSSLWAQSISPANTPENYEAIANTYSLVLLFSGFKNSSHDALIRSFQMALSLRDISLMEGGPLPPSRRRSLFTLATSMVLFSSKAFNLFSLADFAKVALRGPTLDPFLHLVEDHKLKAVNPDQLHIVAYGTEEDDASALDTLSKIAVSTEHSRGTLVYEIVKSLENMCSSEMEKMQEQLLTEFMPDDACPLGTRFLEDTQTSFQADLGDVKHQNLAALFSHEDQEFGNVTETVADNNPLTVAEVPDLLTVNQILESIVETTRQMGLISFHTAADASYKEMTLHCEDLLTGKQQKISSLFNSQLRHKSSVNGSPGQHDEEIKIATFLPMINSAFHTEVCLCYRLLFYIVYWIQISTDQFGLVPIL is encoded by the exons ATGCAAATAGTTGGATGTCAGTCTCTTTTTGAATTTGTAAATAATCAG ACAGACGGAAGTTCCCTGTTTAGCTTAGAAGGCGTTCTCTCAAAACTGTGTCAACTAGCTCTGGAAGTTGGGGATGATGACAGGTCCCGGAGCCTGCGTGCAGCAGGACTTCAAGCCCTTTCAGCAATG ATTTGGCTGATGGGTGAATACTCTTATATTCCCAGCGACTTTGACAAT GTTGTCTCAGGAGTCTTGGAAAATTATGGCCACCCCAAAAAATTAGCCAATGCTATTGATAATGCTAGAAAATGGGTGGATGAGGTCTTGAAAAATGAAGGTCACCTAGCTCATGCAGATTCCCTCATAAATGTTCCTTCTTGGAGAGCGGTTGTGAATGACAAGGGTGAACTGAATGTGAAAAT ggAAGATTCCTTGGACCCTAGCTTTTGGTCCAAGGTTTGCCTACACAACATGGCCAAGCTAGGTGAAGATGCCACAACCATGAGACGTATACTCGAGTCTTTGTTCCGTTACTTTGACGAGGGACATCTCTGGTCAACGGAAAATTCTATTGCATTGCCAGTTCTAAGGGATTTGCAATTTTTAATGGAATTATCTG GGCAAAGAACACACTTCATACTGTCCATGTTAATTAAACACCTTGATCATAAAAGTGTGCTTAAACAGCCAAGAATGCAGCTCAGCATTTTAGAGCTTACCACCTCCCTTGCTGAAAATGCAAAAGTTGAACACTCAGTAGCAATAGTCAGCGCAATTAGTGATATCATGAGGCATTTGAGAAAATGCATGCACTCTTCTCTTGATGAATCAAATCTGCCAACTGACGTAGCAAACTGTAATAGATTGGCCAGTGTAGCTGTCGATAAGTGCCTCGTTCAACTGACCAAAAAG GTTGGAGATGCTGGACCAATTTTAGATGCAATGGCTATGCTGTTGGAGAATATCTCAGCTGTCACAGATGTAGCAAGGACCACAATGGCTGCTGTTTTTCGCACTGCTCAAATTATAGCCTCTATTCCAAATCTGTCATATCAAAATAAG GCTTTTCCCGAGGCCTTATTCCATCAATTACTGGTCCATCCAGATCATAAGACACGGATTGGCGCCCACCGTATATTTTCTGTTGTGCTGGTACCAACCTCAGTCTGCCCCCGTCCCTCCTCAACCACTACTGAACTTAAGAAGGGAATGGGTCTTCCTCGTTCCCTTTCAAGAAATGCGTCTGTCTTTTCCTCCTCAGCAGCCCTTTTCGAGAAGCTGAGGAAGGATAAAGTTTCGTCAGTTCTAACTTCCGATAAGAGCCAAAACGAAATCCTTGACCGAATAAAATCTTCATACGGTCAGGCGTATAGCAGTTGGAATCAATCTGTGGACTCGGTAGCAGATAACTCTGAGCTG GACGCTGTTTGTATAAGGCTAAGTAGTCACCAGATAGGTCTTTTACTTTCATCACTCTGGGCGCAGTCCATATCTCCTGCAAATACGCCAGAAAATTATGAGGCGATTGCTAACACCTACAGTCTTGTATTGTTGTTCTCTGGTTTCAAG AATTCAAGTCACGACGCTTTGATTCGAAGTTTCCAAATGGCACTTTCTTTGCGAGATATATCTTTAATGGAAGGAG GGCCACTCCCTCCGTCCCGACGAAGGTCACTCTTCACTCTGGCTACATCAATGGTTCTTTTCTCCTCAAAAGCATTTAATCTTTTCTCTTTGGCGGATTTTGCAAAAGTAGCACTTCGCGGACCAACG CTTGATCCATTCTTGCATTTGGTTGAAGATCACAAGTTGAAGGCTGTAAATCCAGATCAGTTGCATATCGTTGCGTATGGAACCGAAGAAGATGATGCTTCAGCTCTGGATACTCTTTCAAAGATAGCAGTCTCCACTGAGCATAGCAGAGGAACCCTCGTCTATGAAATTGTCAAAAGCTTGGAAAATATGTGCAGT TCTGAAATGGAGAAAATGCAAGAGCAGTTGCTCACTGAGTTCATGCCGGATGATGCATGTCCTCTTGGAACCCGCTTTTTAGAAGACACTCAGACATCCTTTCAGGCTGACCTTGGAGATGTTAAACACCAAAAC CTTGCGGCACTCTTCTCTCACGAGGATCAAGAATTTGGAAATGTCACTGAAACAGTTGCAGATAATAATCCATTAACAGTTGCTGAAGTGCCAGACCTCCTGACTGTGAATCAAATTCTAGAATCT ATCGTAGAGACAACACGTCAAATGGGTCTAATATCCTTCCATACTGCAGCCGATGCTTCATACAAAGAAATGACGCTTCATTGTGAGGATCTATTAACGGGGAAACAGCAGAAGATTTCGAGCCTTTTCAATTCTCAGCTACGACATAAAAGTTCTGTTAACGGCTCTCCAGGACAGCATGATGAGGAGATTAAGATCGCAACTTTTCTTCCTATGATCAATTCAGCATTTCACACCGAGGTATGCCTTTGCTATAGATTACTCTTTTATATTGTGTACTGGATCCAGATATCTACTGACCAATTTGGTTTGGTACCTattctctaa
- the LOC106450646 gene encoding protein SEMI-ROLLED LEAF 2 isoform X3 encodes MCIYRRLLVTCKEQIPLFSSGFLRTVQALLDQTRQVEMQIVGCQSLFEFVNNQTDGSSLFSLEGVLSKLCQLALEVGDDDRSRSLRAAGLQALSAMIWLMGEYSYIPSDFDNVVSGVLENYGHPKKLANAIDNARKWVDEVLKNEGHLAHADSLINVPSWRAVVNDKGELNVKMEDSLDPSFWSKVCLHNMAKLGEDATTMRRILESLFRYFDEGHLWSTENSIALPVLRDLQFLMELSGQRTHFILSMLIKHLDHKSVLKQPRMQLSILELTTSLAENAKVEHSVAIVSAISDIMRHLRKCMHSSLDESNLPTDVANCNRLASVAVDKCLVQLTKKVGDAGPILDAMAMLLENISAVTDVARTTMAAVFRTAQIIASIPNLSYQNKAFPEALFHQLLVHPDHKTRIGAHRIFSVVLVPTSVCPRPSSTTTELKKGMGLPRSLSRNASVFSSSAALFEKLRKDKVSSVLTSDKSQNEILDRIKSSYGQAYSSWNQSVDSVADNSELDAVCIRLSSHQIGLLLSSLWAQSISPANTPENYEAIANTYSLVLLFSGFKNSSHDALIRSFQMALSLRDISLMEGGPLPPSRRRSLFTLATSMVLFSSKAFNLFSLADFAKVALRGPTLDPFLHLVEDHKLKAVNPDQLHIVAYGTEEDDASALDTLSKIAVSTEHSRGTLVYEIVKSLENMCSSEMEKMQEQLLTEFMPDDACPLGTRFLEDTQTSFQADLGDVKHQNLAALFSHEDQEFGNVTETVADNNPLTVAEVPDLLTVNQILESIVETTRQMGLISFHTAADASYKEMTLHCEDLLTGKQQKISSLFNSQLRHKSSVNGSPGQHDEEIKIATFLPMINSAFHTEVCLCYRLLFYIVYWIQISTDQFGLVPIL; translated from the exons ATGTGCATATACAGAAGGCTTCTGGTCACTTGTAAGGAGCAAAT ACCACTTTTTTCTAGTGGTTTTCTTAGGACGGTGCAAGCTCTTTTGGATCAGACTCGACAAGTTGAAATGCAAATAGTTGGATGTCAGTCTCTTTTTGAATTTGTAAATAATCAG ACAGACGGAAGTTCCCTGTTTAGCTTAGAAGGCGTTCTCTCAAAACTGTGTCAACTAGCTCTGGAAGTTGGGGATGATGACAGGTCCCGGAGCCTGCGTGCAGCAGGACTTCAAGCCCTTTCAGCAATG ATTTGGCTGATGGGTGAATACTCTTATATTCCCAGCGACTTTGACAAT GTTGTCTCAGGAGTCTTGGAAAATTATGGCCACCCCAAAAAATTAGCCAATGCTATTGATAATGCTAGAAAATGGGTGGATGAGGTCTTGAAAAATGAAGGTCACCTAGCTCATGCAGATTCCCTCATAAATGTTCCTTCTTGGAGAGCGGTTGTGAATGACAAGGGTGAACTGAATGTGAAAAT ggAAGATTCCTTGGACCCTAGCTTTTGGTCCAAGGTTTGCCTACACAACATGGCCAAGCTAGGTGAAGATGCCACAACCATGAGACGTATACTCGAGTCTTTGTTCCGTTACTTTGACGAGGGACATCTCTGGTCAACGGAAAATTCTATTGCATTGCCAGTTCTAAGGGATTTGCAATTTTTAATGGAATTATCTG GGCAAAGAACACACTTCATACTGTCCATGTTAATTAAACACCTTGATCATAAAAGTGTGCTTAAACAGCCAAGAATGCAGCTCAGCATTTTAGAGCTTACCACCTCCCTTGCTGAAAATGCAAAAGTTGAACACTCAGTAGCAATAGTCAGCGCAATTAGTGATATCATGAGGCATTTGAGAAAATGCATGCACTCTTCTCTTGATGAATCAAATCTGCCAACTGACGTAGCAAACTGTAATAGATTGGCCAGTGTAGCTGTCGATAAGTGCCTCGTTCAACTGACCAAAAAG GTTGGAGATGCTGGACCAATTTTAGATGCAATGGCTATGCTGTTGGAGAATATCTCAGCTGTCACAGATGTAGCAAGGACCACAATGGCTGCTGTTTTTCGCACTGCTCAAATTATAGCCTCTATTCCAAATCTGTCATATCAAAATAAG GCTTTTCCCGAGGCCTTATTCCATCAATTACTGGTCCATCCAGATCATAAGACACGGATTGGCGCCCACCGTATATTTTCTGTTGTGCTGGTACCAACCTCAGTCTGCCCCCGTCCCTCCTCAACCACTACTGAACTTAAGAAGGGAATGGGTCTTCCTCGTTCCCTTTCAAGAAATGCGTCTGTCTTTTCCTCCTCAGCAGCCCTTTTCGAGAAGCTGAGGAAGGATAAAGTTTCGTCAGTTCTAACTTCCGATAAGAGCCAAAACGAAATCCTTGACCGAATAAAATCTTCATACGGTCAGGCGTATAGCAGTTGGAATCAATCTGTGGACTCGGTAGCAGATAACTCTGAGCTG GACGCTGTTTGTATAAGGCTAAGTAGTCACCAGATAGGTCTTTTACTTTCATCACTCTGGGCGCAGTCCATATCTCCTGCAAATACGCCAGAAAATTATGAGGCGATTGCTAACACCTACAGTCTTGTATTGTTGTTCTCTGGTTTCAAG AATTCAAGTCACGACGCTTTGATTCGAAGTTTCCAAATGGCACTTTCTTTGCGAGATATATCTTTAATGGAAGGAG GGCCACTCCCTCCGTCCCGACGAAGGTCACTCTTCACTCTGGCTACATCAATGGTTCTTTTCTCCTCAAAAGCATTTAATCTTTTCTCTTTGGCGGATTTTGCAAAAGTAGCACTTCGCGGACCAACG CTTGATCCATTCTTGCATTTGGTTGAAGATCACAAGTTGAAGGCTGTAAATCCAGATCAGTTGCATATCGTTGCGTATGGAACCGAAGAAGATGATGCTTCAGCTCTGGATACTCTTTCAAAGATAGCAGTCTCCACTGAGCATAGCAGAGGAACCCTCGTCTATGAAATTGTCAAAAGCTTGGAAAATATGTGCAGT TCTGAAATGGAGAAAATGCAAGAGCAGTTGCTCACTGAGTTCATGCCGGATGATGCATGTCCTCTTGGAACCCGCTTTTTAGAAGACACTCAGACATCCTTTCAGGCTGACCTTGGAGATGTTAAACACCAAAAC CTTGCGGCACTCTTCTCTCACGAGGATCAAGAATTTGGAAATGTCACTGAAACAGTTGCAGATAATAATCCATTAACAGTTGCTGAAGTGCCAGACCTCCTGACTGTGAATCAAATTCTAGAATCT ATCGTAGAGACAACACGTCAAATGGGTCTAATATCCTTCCATACTGCAGCCGATGCTTCATACAAAGAAATGACGCTTCATTGTGAGGATCTATTAACGGGGAAACAGCAGAAGATTTCGAGCCTTTTCAATTCTCAGCTACGACATAAAAGTTCTGTTAACGGCTCTCCAGGACAGCATGATGAGGAGATTAAGATCGCAACTTTTCTTCCTATGATCAATTCAGCATTTCACACCGAGGTATGCCTTTGCTATAGATTACTCTTTTATATTGTGTACTGGATCCAGATATCTACTGACCAATTTGGTTTGGTACCTattctctaa
- the LOC106450646 gene encoding protein SEMI-ROLLED LEAF 2 isoform X5, with protein MIWLMGEYSYIPSDFDNVVSGVLENYGHPKKLANAIDNARKWVDEVLKNEGHLAHADSLINVPSWRAVVNDKGELNVKMEDSLDPSFWSKVCLHNMAKLGEDATTMRRILESLFRYFDEGHLWSTENSIALPVLRDLQFLMELSGQRTHFILSMLIKHLDHKSVLKQPRMQLSILELTTSLAENAKVEHSVAIVSAISDIMRHLRKCMHSSLDESNLPTDVANCNRLASVAVDKCLVQLTKKVGDAGPILDAMAMLLENISAVTDVARTTMAAVFRTAQIIASIPNLSYQNKAFPEALFHQLLVHPDHKTRIGAHRIFSVVLVPTSVCPRPSSTTTELKKGMGLPRSLSRNASVFSSSAALFEKLRKDKVSSVLTSDKSQNEILDRIKSSYGQAYSSWNQSVDSVADNSELDAVCIRLSSHQIGLLLSSLWAQSISPANTPENYEAIANTYSLVLLFSGFKNSSHDALIRSFQMALSLRDISLMEGGPLPPSRRRSLFTLATSMVLFSSKAFNLFSLADFAKVALRGPTLDPFLHLVEDHKLKAVNPDQLHIVAYGTEEDDASALDTLSKIAVSTEHSRGTLVYEIVKSLENMCSSEMEKMQEQLLTEFMPDDACPLGTRFLEDTQTSFQADLGDVKHQNLAALFSHEDQEFGNVTETVADNNPLTVAEVPDLLTVNQILESIVETTRQMGLISFHTAADASYKEMTLHCEDLLTGKQQKISSLFNSQLRHKSSVNGSPGQHDEEIKIATFLPMINSAFHTEVCLCYRLLFYIVYWIQISTDQFGLVPIL; from the exons ATG ATTTGGCTGATGGGTGAATACTCTTATATTCCCAGCGACTTTGACAAT GTTGTCTCAGGAGTCTTGGAAAATTATGGCCACCCCAAAAAATTAGCCAATGCTATTGATAATGCTAGAAAATGGGTGGATGAGGTCTTGAAAAATGAAGGTCACCTAGCTCATGCAGATTCCCTCATAAATGTTCCTTCTTGGAGAGCGGTTGTGAATGACAAGGGTGAACTGAATGTGAAAAT ggAAGATTCCTTGGACCCTAGCTTTTGGTCCAAGGTTTGCCTACACAACATGGCCAAGCTAGGTGAAGATGCCACAACCATGAGACGTATACTCGAGTCTTTGTTCCGTTACTTTGACGAGGGACATCTCTGGTCAACGGAAAATTCTATTGCATTGCCAGTTCTAAGGGATTTGCAATTTTTAATGGAATTATCTG GGCAAAGAACACACTTCATACTGTCCATGTTAATTAAACACCTTGATCATAAAAGTGTGCTTAAACAGCCAAGAATGCAGCTCAGCATTTTAGAGCTTACCACCTCCCTTGCTGAAAATGCAAAAGTTGAACACTCAGTAGCAATAGTCAGCGCAATTAGTGATATCATGAGGCATTTGAGAAAATGCATGCACTCTTCTCTTGATGAATCAAATCTGCCAACTGACGTAGCAAACTGTAATAGATTGGCCAGTGTAGCTGTCGATAAGTGCCTCGTTCAACTGACCAAAAAG GTTGGAGATGCTGGACCAATTTTAGATGCAATGGCTATGCTGTTGGAGAATATCTCAGCTGTCACAGATGTAGCAAGGACCACAATGGCTGCTGTTTTTCGCACTGCTCAAATTATAGCCTCTATTCCAAATCTGTCATATCAAAATAAG GCTTTTCCCGAGGCCTTATTCCATCAATTACTGGTCCATCCAGATCATAAGACACGGATTGGCGCCCACCGTATATTTTCTGTTGTGCTGGTACCAACCTCAGTCTGCCCCCGTCCCTCCTCAACCACTACTGAACTTAAGAAGGGAATGGGTCTTCCTCGTTCCCTTTCAAGAAATGCGTCTGTCTTTTCCTCCTCAGCAGCCCTTTTCGAGAAGCTGAGGAAGGATAAAGTTTCGTCAGTTCTAACTTCCGATAAGAGCCAAAACGAAATCCTTGACCGAATAAAATCTTCATACGGTCAGGCGTATAGCAGTTGGAATCAATCTGTGGACTCGGTAGCAGATAACTCTGAGCTG GACGCTGTTTGTATAAGGCTAAGTAGTCACCAGATAGGTCTTTTACTTTCATCACTCTGGGCGCAGTCCATATCTCCTGCAAATACGCCAGAAAATTATGAGGCGATTGCTAACACCTACAGTCTTGTATTGTTGTTCTCTGGTTTCAAG AATTCAAGTCACGACGCTTTGATTCGAAGTTTCCAAATGGCACTTTCTTTGCGAGATATATCTTTAATGGAAGGAG GGCCACTCCCTCCGTCCCGACGAAGGTCACTCTTCACTCTGGCTACATCAATGGTTCTTTTCTCCTCAAAAGCATTTAATCTTTTCTCTTTGGCGGATTTTGCAAAAGTAGCACTTCGCGGACCAACG CTTGATCCATTCTTGCATTTGGTTGAAGATCACAAGTTGAAGGCTGTAAATCCAGATCAGTTGCATATCGTTGCGTATGGAACCGAAGAAGATGATGCTTCAGCTCTGGATACTCTTTCAAAGATAGCAGTCTCCACTGAGCATAGCAGAGGAACCCTCGTCTATGAAATTGTCAAAAGCTTGGAAAATATGTGCAGT TCTGAAATGGAGAAAATGCAAGAGCAGTTGCTCACTGAGTTCATGCCGGATGATGCATGTCCTCTTGGAACCCGCTTTTTAGAAGACACTCAGACATCCTTTCAGGCTGACCTTGGAGATGTTAAACACCAAAAC CTTGCGGCACTCTTCTCTCACGAGGATCAAGAATTTGGAAATGTCACTGAAACAGTTGCAGATAATAATCCATTAACAGTTGCTGAAGTGCCAGACCTCCTGACTGTGAATCAAATTCTAGAATCT ATCGTAGAGACAACACGTCAAATGGGTCTAATATCCTTCCATACTGCAGCCGATGCTTCATACAAAGAAATGACGCTTCATTGTGAGGATCTATTAACGGGGAAACAGCAGAAGATTTCGAGCCTTTTCAATTCTCAGCTACGACATAAAAGTTCTGTTAACGGCTCTCCAGGACAGCATGATGAGGAGATTAAGATCGCAACTTTTCTTCCTATGATCAATTCAGCATTTCACACCGAGGTATGCCTTTGCTATAGATTACTCTTTTATATTGTGTACTGGATCCAGATATCTACTGACCAATTTGGTTTGGTACCTattctctaa